A genomic window from Candidatus Kouleothrix ribensis includes:
- a CDS encoding DUF1697 domain-containing protein, with translation MPATQRYCAFLRAINVGGHTIKMDQLRALVEQLGYTNVATYIASGNVMFDAPDDDAPALEAQIERHLHAALGYEVTTFLRTAGELAAVAAYTPFPAETGSVAWPVCLVPEGAARRRGAAARAGAGQRHRRVPHARPRAILALPRAPQRLAAVLGYPAA, from the coding sequence TTGCCAGCCACACAGCGCTACTGCGCATTTCTGCGCGCGATCAATGTCGGCGGCCATACCATCAAGATGGATCAGCTGCGGGCGCTGGTCGAGCAGCTCGGCTACACCAACGTGGCCACCTACATCGCCAGTGGCAACGTCATGTTCGACGCGCCCGATGACGACGCGCCGGCGCTCGAGGCGCAGATCGAGCGCCACCTGCACGCCGCACTCGGCTACGAGGTCACAACCTTCTTGCGCACTGCCGGCGAGCTTGCGGCGGTCGCGGCCTACACGCCCTTCCCAGCCGAAACAGGATCGGTTGCATGGCCTGTATGTCTCGTTCCTGAAGGCGCCGCTCGCCGACGCGGTGCAGCAGCGCGTGCTGGCGCTGGGCAGCGACACCGACGCGTTCCACATGCACGGCCGCGAGCTATACTGGCTCTGCCGCGTGCGCCTCAGCGACTCGCCGCTGTTCTCGGGTACCCTGCTGCCTAA
- the ligA gene encoding NAD-dependent DNA ligase LigA: MPAVDPKQRVSALHEQLNYHNYRYHVLDDPVVSDAEYDALMRELRALEQAHPELITPDSPTQRVGGAATERFAKLRHPVPMLSLGNAFDEAGVYAWRERVARLLGDDAPIAFVVEPKIDGLAIALTYEHGQLVRGATRGDGETGEDVTANLRTIPSIPLALQAPKPENQAPGSDSAGSQPSALGSIPTSIEVRGEVYMRTADFDQLNQRLAAAGEKIAANPRNAAAGSLRQKDPAITASRPLRFFAYAVGPFEGVALHSQWATLQLFRQLGLPVNPDARRFDDFEQALAYSREWMERRDQLAYEVDGIVFKVDSLAQQRELGVVGRDPRWALAYKFPARETTSKLLDISVNVGRTGVITPGAIIEPVNLGGVTVRNASLHNADYIAERDIRIGDYVTVKRAGDVIPYIIGPIVDRRDGSERPWAMPERCPACGTPLERAEGEVAYRCPNFGICPAQLVRRVEHFVSRGAMDIVGIGEKQAQLLVERGLINDLADLYTLTAEPFAGMEGFGEKKIANLLAGIAAAQARPLARLIVGLGIRFVGEVAAQALAAAFGSLDALMQASAEQIDDVEGIGPVVAASVAQFFSLEANRALVHKLKQVGVHTAQHVAVERQGDELAGQSFVITGTLPTLAREQAEQLIKAHGGKVAGSVSKKTSYVVAGEAAGSKLARARELNVPVLDEAGLRALIGAAPTPPADPGQITLDL, translated from the coding sequence ATGCCCGCCGTAGACCCGAAGCAGCGCGTCAGCGCGCTCCACGAGCAGCTCAACTACCATAACTATCGCTACCATGTACTCGACGATCCGGTCGTCAGCGATGCCGAGTACGACGCGCTGATGCGCGAGCTGCGTGCGCTCGAGCAGGCCCACCCCGAGCTGATCACGCCCGACTCGCCCACCCAGCGCGTGGGCGGGGCAGCCACCGAGCGCTTCGCCAAGCTGCGCCACCCCGTGCCTATGCTCTCGCTCGGCAATGCCTTCGACGAGGCCGGCGTCTACGCCTGGCGCGAGCGCGTCGCCAGGCTGCTCGGCGACGACGCACCAATCGCGTTTGTGGTCGAGCCTAAGATCGACGGCCTGGCGATCGCGCTGACCTACGAGCACGGCCAGCTGGTGCGCGGCGCTACCCGCGGCGACGGCGAGACCGGCGAGGATGTGACCGCGAATTTGCGCACGATCCCGAGCATTCCGCTGGCGCTGCAGGCACCGAAACCCGAAAACCAAGCACCAGGCTCGGATTCGGCCGGTTCTCAGCCCTCGGCGCTTGGCTCGATCCCCACCTCGATCGAGGTGCGCGGCGAAGTGTACATGCGCACCGCCGATTTCGATCAGCTCAACCAGCGCCTGGCCGCCGCCGGCGAGAAGATCGCCGCCAACCCGCGCAACGCCGCCGCCGGCTCGCTGCGCCAGAAGGACCCCGCGATCACCGCCAGCCGGCCGCTGCGCTTCTTCGCCTATGCGGTCGGGCCATTCGAGGGCGTGGCGCTGCACAGCCAGTGGGCCACCCTCCAGCTGTTCCGCCAGCTCGGCCTGCCCGTCAACCCCGACGCGCGCCGCTTCGACGATTTCGAGCAGGCGCTGGCGTATAGCCGCGAGTGGATGGAACGCCGCGATCAGCTGGCCTACGAGGTCGACGGGATCGTCTTCAAGGTCGATAGCCTGGCCCAGCAGCGCGAGCTTGGCGTGGTCGGGCGCGACCCGCGCTGGGCGCTGGCCTACAAGTTCCCCGCGCGCGAAACCACCAGCAAGCTGCTCGATATTTCCGTGAATGTCGGCCGCACCGGCGTGATCACACCCGGCGCGATCATCGAGCCGGTTAACCTGGGCGGCGTAACGGTGCGCAACGCCAGCCTGCACAACGCCGACTACATCGCCGAGCGCGATATCCGCATCGGCGATTATGTCACGGTCAAGCGTGCCGGCGATGTCATTCCGTATATCATCGGCCCGATCGTCGATCGGCGCGACGGCAGCGAGCGCCCCTGGGCCATGCCCGAGCGCTGCCCGGCCTGCGGCACGCCGCTCGAGCGCGCCGAGGGCGAGGTGGCCTATCGCTGCCCGAACTTCGGTATCTGCCCGGCCCAGCTGGTGCGCCGGGTCGAGCACTTCGTCTCGCGCGGGGCCATGGATATCGTCGGCATTGGCGAGAAGCAGGCCCAGCTGCTGGTCGAGCGCGGCCTGATCAATGATCTAGCCGACCTGTACACGCTCACGGCCGAGCCATTCGCCGGCATGGAGGGCTTCGGCGAAAAAAAGATCGCCAACCTGCTCGCCGGCATCGCCGCCGCGCAGGCGCGCCCGCTGGCGCGGCTGATCGTCGGCCTGGGCATCCGCTTCGTCGGCGAGGTGGCCGCCCAGGCGCTGGCCGCCGCGTTCGGCTCGCTCGACGCCCTGATGCAGGCCAGCGCCGAGCAGATCGACGATGTCGAGGGCATCGGCCCGGTGGTGGCCGCCAGCGTCGCGCAGTTCTTCAGCCTCGAGGCCAACCGCGCGCTGGTACACAAGCTCAAGCAGGTCGGCGTTCACACCGCCCAGCATGTTGCGGTCGAGCGCCAGGGCGACGAGCTGGCCGGCCAGTCGTTCGTGATCACCGGCACGCTGCCCACGCTCGCGCGCGAGCAGGCCGAGCAGCTGATCAAGGCCCACGGCGGCAAAGTCGCCGGTAGCGTCTCGAAAAAAACCAGCTATGTCGTCGCAGGCGAGGCCGCCGGCAGCAAATTGGCCAGGGCGCGCGAGCTGAATGTGCCGGTGCTCGACGAGGCCGGCCTGCGCGCGCTGATCGGCGCGGCGCCCACACCACCGGCCGACCCCGGCCAGATCACGCTCGATCTCTGA
- the folK gene encoding 2-amino-4-hydroxy-6-hydroxymethyldihydropteridine diphosphokinase — protein MTHTEATTVYLALGANLGDRRAAIVAALAQLAPAVQVERVSSLYETEPAYLLDQPRFLNAALRGRTTLAPLALLALLKQIERDLGRHAGVRYGPRTIDLDILVYGDQVLAGASLTIPHPRMAERPFVLVPLAEIAPDLVPPGWQRSVGALAHDVRGHGDVITCKGDLAHA, from the coding sequence ATGACGCATACTGAAGCGACAACTGTATACCTCGCGCTTGGCGCCAACCTGGGCGACCGCCGTGCGGCGATCGTGGCCGCGCTTGCGCAGCTCGCGCCCGCCGTGCAGGTCGAGCGGGTCTCGTCGCTGTATGAGACTGAGCCGGCCTACCTGCTCGACCAGCCGCGCTTTCTGAATGCAGCGCTGCGTGGCCGCACCACGCTGGCGCCACTCGCGCTGCTGGCGCTACTCAAGCAGATCGAGCGCGACCTCGGCCGGCACGCTGGGGTGCGCTATGGCCCCCGCACGATCGATCTCGACATCCTCGTGTATGGCGACCAGGTGCTGGCCGGCGCCAGCCTGACCATCCCGCACCCGCGCATGGCCGAGCGCCCGTTCGTGCTGGTGCCGCTCGCCGAGATCGCGCCCGACCTGGTGCCACCCGGCTGGCAGCGCTCGGTCGGCGCGCTCGCGCACGATGTACGCGGCCACGGCGATGTGATCACATGCAAAGGAGATCTGGCCCATGCTTAG
- a CDS encoding alpha/beta fold hydrolase → MLSAAIERTLAYGAPISRATLPLINGLARRRLLRTGVEQREARLDGILVNYYYKAPAQPAPDAAPIVLLHGIADNALTWSFMLGALARQYPVYALDLPGYGFSGLPPARAYMTLDEMCGVLSTFLRHELGRPAMIVGNSMGGWLAVKLAWAVPSLVRAIVLLDAGGAPLQGRDSWVPFGETIGIPDMKTARLVFRQMFGGIPAPMLYLGQHSLQELFQRRVVREFVANMLEADPERELLRAPDLRNLPVPAGLIWGLNDTFLPQGSLEFFRENLPGAPTMLLKRCGHLPQRERPVAVLHFLRMFAARLAAQHDVHATR, encoded by the coding sequence ATGCTTAGCGCAGCGATTGAGCGCACGCTCGCGTATGGCGCGCCGATTTCGCGAGCGACCCTACCGCTGATCAACGGCCTGGCGCGGCGGCGGCTGCTGCGCACCGGCGTCGAGCAGCGCGAGGCACGCCTCGACGGCATTCTGGTGAACTATTACTACAAGGCGCCGGCGCAGCCCGCCCCCGATGCCGCCCCGATCGTGCTGCTGCACGGCATCGCCGACAACGCGCTGACATGGTCGTTTATGCTCGGTGCGCTCGCGCGTCAGTACCCGGTCTATGCGCTCGATCTGCCAGGCTACGGCTTCTCAGGCCTGCCGCCCGCGCGAGCCTATATGACTCTCGACGAAATGTGCGGCGTGCTGAGCACGTTTCTGCGCCACGAGCTCGGCCGGCCGGCCATGATCGTCGGCAACTCGATGGGTGGCTGGCTGGCGGTAAAGCTGGCCTGGGCAGTGCCATCGCTGGTGCGGGCGATTGTGCTGCTGGATGCCGGCGGTGCGCCGCTGCAGGGCCGCGACTCGTGGGTGCCCTTCGGCGAGACGATCGGCATCCCCGATATGAAGACTGCCCGGCTGGTGTTTCGCCAGATGTTCGGCGGCATCCCGGCGCCGATGCTCTACCTGGGCCAGCATAGCCTGCAAGAGCTATTTCAGCGCCGGGTGGTGCGCGAGTTTGTGGCGAATATGCTGGAGGCCGACCCCGAGCGCGAGCTGTTGCGCGCGCCTGATCTGCGCAACCTGCCGGTGCCGGCCGGGCTGATCTGGGGCTTGAACGACACATTCCTGCCGCAGGGCTCGCTCGAGTTCTTCCGCGAGAACCTGCCCGGCGCGCCGACGATGCTGCTCAAGCGCTGTGGCCACCTGCCCCAGCGCGAGCGGCCGGTAGCGGTGCTGCACTTCTTGCGCATGTTTGCCGCGCGCCTGGCCGCGCAACACGATGTCCATGCCACGCGTTAG
- a CDS encoding response regulator, protein MWMPTTHTSEAAAALPAQRRSPGDDPPGHIMVVDDNREAGAALAALLELDRHTVDHMLDGRTALSAIECRQPDLIILDVQLPDMDGYAVCAALKRSPITWQIPIIMVTVEGQRASRLQGLEAGADDYLQKPVDMQELEVRIRSLLRNKRRNDQLEQAEAVIFALARTVEAKDAYTEGHLQRLALYSVAIGERLGLSSDAMLALRYGALLHDVGKVGVDELIIRKGGPLTPAEYRVMQQHTLIGERIVQPLRMAAAVSPIVRHHHERWDGRGYPDGLAREAIPLGARIVAVADAFDAMTTTRPYNRVFSVAEAAERLRAGAGLYWDPTVVAVFLDWLRTARALA, encoded by the coding sequence ATGTGGATGCCAACTACACATACGAGTGAGGCCGCTGCCGCGCTACCAGCCCAGCGCCGCTCACCGGGCGACGACCCTCCCGGCCATATCATGGTGGTTGACGATAATCGCGAGGCCGGCGCGGCGCTAGCCGCACTGCTCGAGCTCGATCGGCACACCGTCGATCACATGCTCGATGGGCGCACTGCGCTGAGCGCGATTGAGTGCCGCCAGCCTGACCTGATCATCCTCGACGTACAGCTGCCCGATATGGATGGCTACGCGGTGTGCGCGGCGCTCAAGCGCAGCCCAATCACCTGGCAGATTCCAATTATTATGGTGACGGTTGAGGGGCAGCGCGCGTCGCGCCTGCAGGGGCTCGAGGCCGGCGCCGACGACTACCTGCAGAAGCCGGTTGATATGCAGGAGCTCGAGGTGCGCATCCGCTCGCTGCTGCGCAACAAGCGGCGCAACGACCAGCTCGAGCAGGCCGAGGCGGTGATCTTCGCACTGGCGCGCACAGTCGAAGCCAAGGATGCCTACACCGAGGGCCATTTGCAGCGGCTGGCGTTGTATTCGGTGGCGATCGGCGAGCGCCTGGGGCTGAGCAGCGACGCGATGCTGGCGCTGCGCTACGGCGCGCTCCTGCACGATGTCGGTAAGGTGGGTGTCGACGAGCTCATCATCCGCAAGGGTGGCCCGCTGACGCCGGCCGAGTACCGCGTGATGCAGCAGCATACGCTGATCGGCGAGCGGATCGTGCAGCCACTGCGTATGGCCGCAGCGGTGAGCCCGATCGTACGCCACCACCACGAGCGTTGGGACGGCCGTGGCTACCCCGATGGGCTGGCGCGCGAGGCCATCCCGCTCGGCGCGCGGATCGTGGCGGTGGCTGACGCATTCGATGCTATGACCACCACGCGGCCGTATAATCGCGTGTTCAGCGTGGCCGAGGCAGCCGAGCGCCTGCGCGCTGGCGCGGGGCTCTACTGGGACCCGACGGTGGTTGCGGTATTCCTCGATTGGCTGCGCACCGCGCGGGCACTCGCCTAG
- a CDS encoding helix-turn-helix transcriptional regulator: MSERSPKVARRRAQYIWTGEVIRALREHMNLTQREMADELEVRQQTISEWETNLHTPHRSTQKTLSMIAERVEFKYEVAPAPADPADPGA, translated from the coding sequence ATGAGCGAGAGATCGCCGAAAGTCGCACGGCGACGCGCACAGTATATCTGGACCGGCGAGGTCATTCGTGCGCTGCGTGAGCATATGAACCTGACCCAACGCGAGATGGCCGACGAGCTCGAGGTGCGCCAGCAGACGATCAGCGAGTGGGAGACCAACCTGCATACGCCACACCGCTCGACGCAGAAGACCCTCTCCATGATCGCGGAACGCGTCGAATTTAAGTACGAGGTCGCACCAGCACCCGCTGATCCAGCCGATCCGGGGGCTTGA